A section of the Desulfovibrio sp. X2 genome encodes:
- a CDS encoding peptidylprolyl isomerase, translating into MNMLRTLCLTFALVTAFAVSARGQAPAASGAQAAPGVTAPAPAQHNPHVLLSTTQGDMLIELWPEVAPKTVANFLHYVNTGRYDMTIFHRIIRDFVIQGGGYDGRMQEVETFDPVKNESRVDVKNLRGTVSMARTSDPDSATNQFFINVVNNEDLDKRANDPKHPGYCVFGKIVKGMATVERLNRLQVKDQGNFSNVPVDPAVILSAKQVD; encoded by the coding sequence ATGAACATGCTGCGCACCCTCTGCCTGACCTTCGCCCTGGTGACCGCGTTCGCCGTCTCGGCCCGCGGCCAGGCCCCGGCCGCAAGCGGCGCACAGGCCGCGCCGGGCGTCACCGCGCCCGCTCCGGCCCAGCACAACCCCCACGTCCTGCTCAGCACCACGCAGGGCGACATGCTCATCGAGCTGTGGCCCGAGGTGGCGCCGAAGACCGTGGCGAACTTCCTGCATTACGTGAACACCGGCCGCTACGACATGACCATCTTCCACCGCATCATCCGGGACTTCGTCATCCAGGGCGGCGGCTACGACGGCAGGATGCAGGAGGTCGAGACCTTCGATCCCGTCAAGAACGAGTCCCGCGTGGACGTCAAGAACCTGCGCGGCACCGTGTCCATGGCGCGGACGAGCGACCCGGACAGCGCCACGAACCAGTTCTTCATCAACGTGGTCAACAACGAGGACCTGGACAAGCGGGCGAACGATCCCAAGCATCCCGGCTACTGCGTCTTCGGCAAGATCGTGAAGGGCATGGCCACGGTCGAGCGGCTGAATCGGCTGCAGGTGAAGGACCAGGGCAACTTCTCGAACGTGCCGGTCGATCCGGCCGTGATCCTGAGCGCCAAGCAGGTGGACTAG
- a CDS encoding universal stress protein yields the protein MDVKTILWPTDLSAHSRKAAPHVVSLAEKYGAKIYLLYVAVDLCAYFPAYGNYPSADEMQRFQSWEIEQAKKKMEGICAEDLSACPNVEIRLVSGSAAPEILKAAKELHADMIVLTGGEYGQQSDAVEPRLSHIVSRVLEASPVPVHVVR from the coding sequence ATGGACGTGAAGACAATCCTGTGGCCCACCGACCTCTCGGCCCACTCGCGCAAGGCCGCCCCGCACGTGGTCTCGCTGGCGGAGAAATACGGCGCGAAGATCTACCTGCTCTACGTGGCCGTGGACCTGTGCGCCTACTTCCCGGCCTACGGCAACTATCCGAGCGCCGACGAGATGCAGCGCTTCCAGAGCTGGGAGATCGAGCAGGCCAAGAAGAAGATGGAGGGCATCTGCGCCGAGGACCTCTCGGCCTGCCCCAACGTCGAGATCAGGCTGGTCTCGGGCAGCGCGGCCCCGGAGATCCTGAAGGCCGCGAAGGAGCTCCACGCGGACATGATCGTCCTGACGGGCGGCGAGTACGGGCAGCAGAGCGACGCAGTGGAGCCCCGGCTGTCGCACATCGTCAGCCGGGTGCTGGAAGCCTCGCCCGTGCCCGTGCACGTGGTCCGCTAG
- a CDS encoding cupin domain-containing protein: MAGERPYFIQRRTVVAETPRLRVAEMTLGPGEHVPLHKHSRASDVFYCLAGRLRLVAGQPGERDGEEAVLAPGESFSVAAGRPHMAVNDGADTCRYLLVQHGETIDYVPLGENEEA; encoded by the coding sequence ATGGCCGGGGAGAGGCCCTATTTCATCCAGCGCCGCACGGTCGTGGCGGAGACGCCGCGGCTGCGCGTGGCCGAAATGACGCTCGGCCCGGGCGAGCACGTGCCTCTGCACAAGCACAGCCGGGCCAGCGACGTCTTCTACTGCCTGGCGGGGCGCCTGCGCCTCGTGGCCGGACAGCCCGGGGAGCGAGACGGCGAGGAGGCCGTCCTGGCGCCGGGCGAGTCCTTTTCCGTGGCGGCCGGGCGGCCTCACATGGCCGTCAACGACGGCGCCGACACCTGCCGTTACCTGCTCGTGCAGCACGGCGAAACGATCGACTACGTCCCCCTGGGGGAAAACGAGGAGGCATGA
- a CDS encoding alanine--glyoxylate aminotransferase family protein yields the protein MSSTPLDEFTDLKLFITGPTWLRPEVRQAGCLPEFGHRDSENVKRLGPAMAHLKTLAGAGPEHEVILFNGSGSTAMEAAVRSLVADGETVLHVVVGAFGDLWRNISLANGKKAELLSFAPGEAMDLDRLDAEVARLRPAVVAVTHNETSTGVINDHLAACRLIRGRGALPLVDGVSVFGGAPVDLAGSGCAFYASATQKSLGLPAGFGIAVVSAEALEKAGKVAVRGYSSDILRQIERARKNQTLTTPSATLANQMAVQLDYIVNQEGVAARFARHERLRDQARAFVAGLSGFDFFAPEGHRSPTVTAVLAPEGWTMAKLKEVKEAMRARGYLFDPGYGKLNQDLEAAGRRVCFRIGHMGDMQEQMLGTYLAELGEVLSRI from the coding sequence ATGTCGTCCACTCCCCTCGACGAATTCACCGACCTGAAGCTGTTCATCACCGGCCCCACCTGGCTTCGGCCCGAGGTGCGCCAGGCGGGCTGCCTGCCGGAGTTCGGCCACCGCGACAGCGAGAACGTGAAGCGCCTGGGCCCGGCCATGGCCCACCTGAAGACCCTGGCAGGAGCGGGCCCCGAGCACGAGGTCATCCTCTTCAACGGCTCCGGGTCGACGGCCATGGAGGCCGCCGTCAGGAGCCTCGTGGCCGACGGCGAGACCGTGCTGCACGTGGTCGTGGGCGCCTTCGGCGACCTGTGGCGCAACATTTCCCTGGCCAACGGCAAGAAGGCCGAGCTGCTGAGTTTCGCTCCCGGCGAGGCCATGGACCTGGACCGCCTGGACGCGGAAGTCGCCCGCCTGCGCCCGGCCGTGGTCGCCGTGACCCACAACGAGACCTCCACCGGCGTGATCAACGACCACCTGGCCGCCTGCCGCCTGATCCGCGGGCGCGGCGCCCTGCCCCTGGTGGACGGCGTGAGCGTCTTCGGCGGCGCGCCCGTGGATCTCGCGGGCTCTGGCTGCGCCTTCTACGCCTCGGCCACGCAGAAGAGCCTCGGGCTGCCCGCGGGCTTCGGCATCGCCGTGGTCTCGGCCGAGGCCCTGGAGAAGGCGGGGAAGGTGGCCGTCCGCGGCTACTCCTCGGACATTTTGCGCCAGATCGAGCGCGCCAGGAAGAACCAGACCCTGACCACGCCGAGCGCCACCCTGGCCAACCAGATGGCGGTGCAGCTCGACTACATCGTCAACCAGGAGGGCGTGGCGGCCCGCTTCGCGCGGCACGAGAGGCTGCGCGACCAGGCCCGCGCCTTCGTGGCCGGGCTTTCCGGCTTCGACTTCTTCGCGCCCGAAGGCCACCGCTCGCCCACCGTGACCGCCGTGCTCGCGCCCGAGGGCTGGACCATGGCGAAGCTCAAGGAGGTCAAGGAGGCCATGCGCGCGCGGGGCTACCTCTTCGATCCCGGCTACGGCAAGCTCAACCAGGACCTCGAGGCCGCCGGGCGCCGCGTCTGTTTCCGCATCGGCCACATGGGCGACATGCAGGAGCAGATGCTGGGCACCTATCTCGCCGAACTGGGAGAGGTACTCTCCCGGATCTGA
- a CDS encoding NAD-glutamate dehydrogenase domain-containing protein, which translates to MPDAHVPDTEATLAALTSHYVTAAEEVVPWFFANMPEFYFRTHPPKDRLMHLKAVVAGRFTGEARTVVFSSPDGTRHTFISPGRWIKEFLNVLAPFEHVCIECLQAMSSADEGLRIIDLTTGPGLRVNPRGGDWRRAMAEIKRQKLVPDEDMPALSAFLRSAGPDYLARFEAARVLRHFEASRRISRREKVEVGLEQLPSGEERLTVYMASPPAAGIVPRLVRILARHAVDITRAYCDRFVSEDETLLLCSFYVRCGEVCLSREPERLKSVQDALRMAKWRAPHALEELIEEDGWSSERVEWLQAMCEFAHQTLVKRDLHAFTSENIVRAVLARRDAAALLADLFAARFDPELREREAEIARVEKRLTDLLGLEDNDTTRRIIEAMRSFIVRTLRTNAFVPGRLGLSFRLDPDFLDEPIAGQWPYGVYFFHVPHGLGFHIRFRDTARGGLRIVPTKSQARFELESNRLFDECAALARTQQDKNKDIPEGGAKAVLLLGPQADPDVALRAMVDSFLDLLLPEGEAPVRREVTDYLGSREIIFLGPDENITPERIAWIVERAALRGYQWPQAFMSSKSETGINHKQYAVTSRGVVVFLEALLRALGIDPERDPFSLKMTGGPRGDVASGVMKLMAERWPGTGRIVAVADGSGSACDMQGLDMGELLRLAAAEQSIAAFDPARLRGEGAWVRRADTPEGVRLRNTLHDVVPADVFLPAGGRPDTINVRNWRAFLDGEGRPSARGVVEGANIFLSDEARELLEENGVLIIPGASANKTGVICSSYEILSGLAADEADLRSVHARFVREVMDILMLRAGNEAAALFAEHRASGGRRTLSVISRQISEAVNGLADRLLAAQARGEGPLCDAKLVRDLVMEYCPEVLVERFAQQLMERVPEGHLLALAAHYAAASLVYAEGPTWLERMTAVRDPAEVAAVWLAGRAEARELLRSVRHSRLPGREALDEIVRSAGLKHLTMRGLGLG; encoded by the coding sequence ATGCCGGATGCGCACGTTCCCGATACGGAGGCAACTCTCGCGGCCCTGACGTCACACTACGTCACCGCCGCCGAAGAGGTCGTTCCCTGGTTCTTCGCCAACATGCCGGAGTTCTACTTCCGGACGCATCCTCCGAAGGACCGCCTCATGCATCTGAAGGCCGTGGTGGCCGGGCGCTTCACAGGCGAGGCCCGCACCGTCGTCTTCTCCAGTCCGGACGGCACCCGCCACACCTTCATCAGCCCCGGACGCTGGATCAAGGAGTTCCTGAACGTGCTCGCGCCCTTCGAGCACGTCTGCATCGAGTGCCTGCAGGCCATGTCGAGCGCCGACGAAGGCCTGCGCATCATCGACCTGACCACCGGGCCCGGACTCAGGGTCAATCCGCGCGGCGGAGACTGGCGCCGGGCCATGGCCGAGATCAAGCGGCAGAAGCTCGTGCCCGACGAGGACATGCCCGCGCTCTCCGCCTTTTTGCGCAGCGCCGGGCCGGACTATCTGGCCCGCTTCGAGGCCGCCCGGGTGCTGCGCCATTTCGAGGCCTCGCGCCGCATCTCGCGCAGGGAGAAGGTGGAGGTGGGACTCGAGCAGCTGCCCTCGGGCGAGGAGCGGCTGACCGTGTACATGGCCTCGCCGCCCGCCGCGGGCATCGTGCCGCGCCTCGTGCGCATCCTGGCCAGGCATGCCGTCGACATCACCCGGGCCTATTGCGACCGCTTCGTGAGCGAGGACGAGACCCTGCTCCTGTGCAGCTTCTACGTGCGCTGCGGCGAAGTCTGCCTGTCGCGCGAGCCCGAGCGCCTCAAGTCGGTGCAGGATGCCCTGCGCATGGCCAAGTGGCGCGCCCCGCACGCGCTCGAGGAACTCATCGAGGAGGACGGCTGGAGCTCCGAGCGGGTGGAGTGGCTGCAGGCCATGTGCGAGTTCGCGCACCAGACCCTGGTCAAGCGCGACCTGCACGCCTTCACCTCCGAGAACATCGTGCGCGCGGTCCTGGCCCGGCGCGACGCGGCCGCCCTGCTGGCGGACCTCTTCGCGGCCCGCTTCGACCCGGAGCTTCGGGAGCGCGAGGCCGAGATCGCGCGCGTGGAGAAGCGGCTGACCGACCTGCTGGGCCTCGAGGACAACGACACGACGCGCCGCATCATCGAGGCCATGCGCTCCTTCATCGTGCGCACGCTGCGCACCAACGCCTTCGTGCCCGGCAGGCTCGGCCTCTCCTTCCGCCTGGACCCCGATTTCCTGGACGAGCCCATCGCCGGGCAGTGGCCCTACGGGGTCTACTTCTTCCACGTGCCGCACGGCCTGGGCTTCCACATCCGCTTCCGCGACACCGCGCGCGGGGGCCTTCGCATCGTGCCCACCAAGAGCCAGGCGCGCTTCGAGCTGGAGTCCAACCGCCTCTTCGACGAGTGCGCGGCCTTGGCGCGCACGCAGCAGGACAAGAACAAGGACATCCCCGAGGGCGGGGCCAAGGCCGTGCTCCTGCTCGGGCCGCAGGCCGACCCGGACGTGGCCCTGCGCGCCATGGTCGACTCCTTCCTGGACCTCCTGCTGCCCGAGGGCGAGGCCCCGGTGCGGCGCGAGGTGACGGACTACCTGGGCAGCCGTGAGATCATCTTCCTCGGCCCGGACGAGAACATCACCCCGGAGCGCATCGCCTGGATCGTGGAGCGGGCCGCGCTGCGCGGCTACCAGTGGCCGCAGGCCTTCATGAGCTCCAAGAGCGAGACCGGCATCAACCACAAGCAGTACGCCGTGACCTCGCGCGGCGTGGTCGTCTTCCTGGAGGCGCTGCTGCGCGCCCTCGGCATAGACCCCGAGCGCGACCCCTTCAGCCTGAAGATGACCGGCGGGCCGCGCGGCGACGTGGCCTCGGGCGTCATGAAGCTCATGGCCGAGCGCTGGCCCGGGACCGGCCGCATCGTGGCCGTGGCGGACGGCAGCGGCTCGGCCTGCGACATGCAGGGCCTGGACATGGGCGAGCTGTTGCGCCTGGCCGCGGCCGAGCAGAGCATCGCCGCCTTCGACCCGGCCAGGCTGCGCGGGGAGGGGGCCTGGGTCCGGCGGGCCGACACGCCCGAGGGCGTGCGGCTGCGCAACACCCTGCACGACGTGGTGCCCGCGGACGTCTTCCTGCCCGCCGGAGGACGGCCGGACACCATCAACGTGCGCAACTGGCGGGCCTTCCTGGACGGGGAGGGCAGGCCGTCCGCGCGCGGCGTGGTGGAGGGGGCCAACATCTTCCTCTCGGACGAGGCGCGCGAGCTTCTGGAAGAGAACGGCGTACTGATCATCCCGGGCGCCTCGGCCAACAAGACCGGGGTCATCTGCTCGTCCTACGAGATCCTCTCCGGCCTGGCCGCGGACGAGGCCGACCTGAGGAGCGTGCACGCCCGCTTCGTGCGCGAGGTCATGGACATCCTCATGCTGCGGGCCGGGAACGAGGCCGCCGCCCTCTTCGCCGAGCACCGCGCGTCCGGCGGGAGGCGCACCCTCTCGGTCATCTCGCGGCAGATATCCGAGGCCGTCAACGGCCTGGCCGACCGGCTGCTGGCCGCGCAGGCGCGCGGAGAAGGGCCTCTTTGCGACGCGAAGCTTGTCCGGGACCTGGTCATGGAGTATTGTCCCGAAGTATTGGTCGAGCGTTTTGCGCAGCAGCTCATGGAGCGCGTGCCCGAGGGGCACCTCCTGGCCCTGGCCGCGCACTACGCGGCCGCGAGCCTGGTCTACGCCGAGGGGCCGACTTGGCTCGAACGGATGACGGCCGTGCGCGATCCCGCCGAGGTGGCCGCCGTCTGGCTCGCCGGGCGGGCCGAGGCGCGGGAGCTTCTGCGCAGCGTGCGGCACAGCCGACTGCCCGGCAGGGAGGCGCTCGACGAGATCGTGCGGTCCGCCGGGCTCAAGCATCTGACGATGCGCGGCCTGGGACTGGGCTGA